From Companilactobacillus heilongjiangensis, one genomic window encodes:
- a CDS encoding sulfite exporter TauE/SafE family protein — MMNSMLLLLVMGVGAGVLGAILGIGGGMIITPVLTIMMGLDIKYAIGASIISVIATSSGSTIAYLKDDMLNLRVAMFLEIATTVGAIMGALLVGMFSSNFLYVLFGFFLLYSSYNMIRKLFDKKGEVVYTETGEIVEKFKLASTYYDKAEQKQIDYSMKNVPGGFIMMWAAGLASGLLGIGSGAFKVIAMDTIMKMPLKPSSATSNLMMGVTAAASATVYFFNGSIRPDIAAPLAIGVLVGATIGARLMQVLKPRVIRMIFVPIILYMGIQMALKGFGVNI; from the coding sequence ATAATGAATTCAATGCTACTACTCCTAGTAATGGGTGTGGGAGCTGGAGTTCTTGGTGCAATTTTGGGGATTGGTGGCGGAATGATTATTACTCCGGTGCTAACTATCATGATGGGGTTAGATATCAAGTATGCAATTGGTGCTAGTATCATCTCAGTTATTGCAACGAGTTCCGGTTCGACAATCGCTTATTTAAAGGACGATATGCTAAACCTGCGGGTGGCTATGTTTTTGGAGATTGCTACAACGGTCGGTGCCATCATGGGGGCTCTGTTAGTAGGGATGTTCTCAAGTAATTTCTTATACGTCTTATTTGGATTCTTTTTACTGTATTCTTCATACAATATGATCCGTAAGTTATTCGATAAAAAAGGTGAAGTCGTTTATACCGAGACTGGCGAAATTGTTGAGAAATTCAAATTAGCCAGTACTTATTACGATAAAGCTGAACAAAAACAAATTGATTATTCAATGAAAAATGTTCCCGGTGGATTCATAATGATGTGGGCTGCTGGTTTGGCCAGTGGTTTGTTGGGTATCGGTAGTGGTGCTTTTAAAGTTATCGCTATGGATACAATTATGAAAATGCCTTTGAAACCATCAAGTGCAACAAGTAATTTGATGATGGGTGTTACTGCTGCAGCTAGTGCTACAGTGTATTTCTTTAACGGCTCAATCCGTCCCGACATCGCTGCACCTTTAGCAATTGGTGTTTTGGTTGGTGCAACAATCGGAGCTAGATTGATGCAAGTATTGAAACCTCGAGTTATTAGAATGATCTTTGTTCCCATTATTTTATACATGGGAATACAAATGGCTCTTAAAGGATTTGGGGTGAATATCTAA
- a CDS encoding alpha/beta hydrolase: MIIILLILLLLVVLILNAFFLYVQKRGSKALGSEAPKVKMDDGLAEATDVFVKKPKQTWEIKSSNTGNQLYGWFTDNNDDVTVLMVHGFGVDHTSLNVHAQLFDKLGCNVLQIDNQAAGKSEGKYLGWGYLESLDVLDWIKKLLSERPNDKIILFGASMGAATVMLTSQYDLPKNVKLIIEDSGYTSASEILSYHCQKRYHIKGKLLIGGISLMSKLRAGFSYRQTDCRKALSKNKVPMMFMHGKNDFTVPFEMRDELSTCGQFKKRTYESLGVHIRSYYIDSKNYQMAVENFLEKYL; encoded by the coding sequence ATGATAATTATTTTGTTGATATTGTTATTACTAGTCGTTCTAATTCTGAACGCCTTTTTTTTATATGTTCAAAAAAGAGGTTCCAAAGCGTTAGGTTCAGAAGCTCCGAAAGTAAAAATGGATGACGGATTAGCAGAAGCAACGGATGTGTTTGTAAAGAAACCCAAGCAGACGTGGGAGATTAAGTCTAGTAATACAGGCAATCAACTGTATGGGTGGTTCACTGATAATAACGATGATGTAACGGTGTTGATGGTTCATGGCTTTGGTGTGGATCATACGTCATTGAATGTACATGCACAGTTATTCGATAAGCTCGGGTGCAATGTATTGCAGATTGATAATCAGGCAGCTGGCAAAAGTGAAGGTAAATACCTTGGCTGGGGCTACTTGGAAAGTCTTGATGTTTTGGATTGGATAAAAAAGCTTCTATCTGAACGCCCAAATGATAAAATTATTCTATTTGGTGCTTCAATGGGAGCGGCAACGGTTATGTTAACATCACAGTATGACTTGCCTAAAAATGTTAAACTGATAATTGAAGATTCTGGGTACACGAGTGCAAGCGAAATCTTGAGTTATCACTGTCAGAAACGTTATCATATTAAAGGTAAGTTACTGATTGGTGGGATATCTTTGATGTCGAAACTGAGAGCTGGTTTTTCATATCGACAGACTGATTGTCGCAAGGCTTTGTCCAAGAATAAGGTGCCAATGATGTTCATGCATGGCAAGAATGATTTTACCGTTCCATTCGAAATGCGAGACGAGTTATCCACATGTGGACAATTCAAAAAAAGGACGTACGAAAGCCTTGGTGTTCACATTCGGAGCTACTACATAGATTCGAAAAACTACCAGATGGCTGTGGAAAACTTTTTAGAAAAATACCTTTAG
- a CDS encoding MFS transporter, with translation MRAQRLWLLILNITFNLVMGFILPVNTIFIHKNLHESLVTAGFTLMVYSAFMMIGNALGGVMFDRFSKRGTLYIGYAISILSLLGMSVHHIWPTYAIMLFILGFGMGLVYTAVNAYTAFIAEQMSGNSRVIFNNMYLAANIGIAIGSTAVGFIFKWSIFFTFFIPMLLFVVSGVILLFKANLLDTVHEHDDSIGHNYVSSDTADPKIEIGASRFTVNLIVICASIFIVWLGYSQWDSNMSAYMLNQGYTTREYGLVFTINAASLLIIQPVMNRVVSKIFKLLKYQIFLGTVIMGLSFLLLPGAKSYLAYVMSMLVLTIGESMVFPTIPALLSKMSTNKNRGTFQSFYSIFGSLGRAIGPYAGSLIVTALSFSSLFVGITVSMIVVAVAMIGVKELA, from the coding sequence ATGCGCGCTCAAAGACTTTGGTTACTAATTTTGAATATTACGTTCAATTTAGTGATGGGATTTATTTTGCCAGTGAATACAATTTTTATTCACAAGAACTTACATGAGTCATTAGTAACAGCGGGATTTACTTTAATGGTATATTCAGCCTTTATGATGATCGGTAATGCCCTAGGAGGGGTAATGTTCGATCGTTTTTCAAAACGTGGGACATTATACATTGGCTATGCTATTTCGATTCTTTCGTTATTAGGCATGTCAGTTCATCATATTTGGCCAACATATGCGATTATGTTGTTCATTTTAGGATTTGGAATGGGACTGGTGTATACAGCCGTCAACGCTTATACAGCTTTCATTGCCGAACAAATGTCAGGAAACAGTCGAGTAATATTCAATAATATGTACTTAGCTGCCAATATCGGAATTGCTATTGGTTCCACGGCTGTAGGATTTATTTTTAAGTGGAGTATCTTTTTCACTTTCTTCATTCCAATGTTACTATTTGTCGTCAGTGGCGTTATTTTACTATTTAAAGCTAATCTATTGGATACAGTTCATGAACATGATGATTCAATTGGACATAATTATGTAAGTAGCGATACTGCCGATCCTAAAATTGAAATTGGTGCAAGTCGTTTTACTGTAAACTTGATTGTTATCTGTGCTTCAATCTTTATCGTTTGGTTGGGCTACTCACAATGGGACAGCAATATGTCAGCTTACATGTTGAATCAAGGCTACACAACACGTGAATATGGTTTAGTTTTCACAATTAATGCGGCTTCACTTTTGATTATTCAACCAGTTATGAATCGAGTAGTTTCAAAGATTTTCAAATTGTTAAAGTATCAAATTTTCTTAGGAACAGTTATCATGGGATTATCATTCCTCTTGTTGCCAGGAGCTAAGTCATATCTAGCTTACGTTATGAGTATGTTAGTTTTGACAATTGGTGAATCCATGGTCTTCCCAACAATTCCAGCTTTGTTGAGTAAAATGTCGACAAACAAGAATCGCGGAACGTTCCAAAGTTTCTATAGTATTTTCGGATCATTAGGACGTGCCATTGGACCATATGCAGGTAGTTTGATCGTTACGGCATTGTCATTTTCAAGTTTATTCGTGGGAATCACTGTCTCAATGATCGTAGTTGCTGTAGCAATGATAGGTGTAAAAGAATTAGCATAA
- a CDS encoding helix-turn-helix domain-containing protein: protein MDSFTDLFLSKSEIEKIQLFNKIKLIRTTQLASADLIGTYRNRDIQVKDINLRKAAYQMNKSYGSVYNTFLGIQDDFKKILNKDKYSTEEMFNVTRDAYHAFLTTNSDGYLFLDAIVKDKESSFKHFYETLESSKATVLRHLKPMRGYLKRFGVRIAYEPMRFVGDEESIRLAIAALYWNATRGYVWPFEDFTQTVAFKVVDIALDKYRLKPTNDITKMFYAYVVMAHLYRIIDGNHVQNMDALNVINYPFPNIFESAGSMLEGDSGSQKVRELKRAIKEDVSYEEQMFQSADFYILLMCVPATFEVSEDYLQSVSKQLVRYNPLFANFIDDFLELIPIDIEQTVSDMAMSHSEFLRYKYNLTTCIIGVLALDHNYIEILNLYSGFGDAISKLNDEGLESKIYSTVQHLMLRDKYQSLTGKSKQISEAIYAIAYRFFSLYNKNIQVKVYLELESFFLVYSDLAVTLQSLPYAKIVSDPKEADIVVTANSANPPEDEMKKDVCIYRWMYNGVDGQMGGLLNLIYKIWTEEKVDENPNL, encoded by the coding sequence TTGGATAGTTTTACTGACTTATTTTTATCGAAATCAGAAATTGAAAAAATTCAACTATTTAACAAGATCAAATTAATTAGAACTACTCAACTAGCTAGTGCCGACTTAATCGGTACTTATCGTAATCGCGATATCCAAGTTAAGGATATCAACTTGCGTAAGGCTGCTTATCAAATGAATAAGAGTTACGGTAGTGTCTATAATACTTTCTTAGGAATCCAAGATGATTTCAAGAAAATTTTAAATAAGGATAAATATAGCACTGAAGAAATGTTCAATGTTACACGAGATGCTTATCATGCATTTCTAACGACTAATTCTGATGGCTACTTATTCTTAGATGCCATTGTTAAGGACAAAGAGAGCTCATTCAAGCACTTTTACGAAACATTGGAAAGTAGCAAGGCAACTGTTTTGCGTCACTTAAAACCAATGAGAGGCTACTTAAAACGCTTTGGAGTTCGTATTGCCTATGAACCTATGCGTTTTGTTGGTGATGAAGAATCAATTCGTTTGGCTATCGCGGCATTGTACTGGAATGCTACTAGGGGATACGTATGGCCATTTGAAGATTTCACACAGACTGTTGCTTTCAAAGTAGTTGATATTGCTTTGGACAAATATCGTCTCAAGCCAACTAATGACATTACAAAGATGTTCTATGCATATGTTGTTATGGCACACCTATATCGAATCATTGACGGCAACCACGTTCAAAATATGGACGCATTGAATGTCATCAACTATCCTTTCCCAAACATTTTCGAAAGTGCTGGTTCTATGCTTGAAGGGGATTCAGGTAGCCAAAAAGTTCGCGAATTGAAACGTGCCATCAAAGAAGATGTTAGCTATGAAGAGCAAATGTTCCAATCAGCTGACTTCTATATTCTATTGATGTGTGTTCCAGCAACATTTGAAGTTTCCGAAGACTACTTACAATCAGTTTCTAAGCAATTGGTTAGATATAATCCATTGTTTGCTAACTTTATTGATGACTTCTTGGAACTTATTCCAATTGATATTGAACAAACAGTTTCAGATATGGCCATGTCACATTCTGAATTCTTGAGATATAAGTACAATCTGACAACATGTATCATTGGTGTGCTTGCTCTTGATCACAATTATATTGAAATCTTGAACTTATACTCTGGTTTTGGCGATGCTATCAGCAAACTTAATGATGAGGGCTTGGAGAGTAAGATTTACTCAACTGTTCAACATTTGATGTTGCGTGATAAGTATCAATCATTAACTGGAAAATCAAAGCAAATTTCTGAAGCTATTTATGCAATTGCTTACCGTTTCTTCTCACTATATAACAAGAATATTCAAGTTAAAGTTTATCTAGAACTTGAATCATTCTTCTTAGTTTATTCAGATTTGGCTGTGACTCTACAATCATTGCCGTACGCTAAAATTGTTAGTGATCCTAAAGAAGCTGATATTGTTGTAACTGCCAATAGTGCCAATCCACCAGAAGACGAAATGAAAAAAGATGTCTGCATCTATCGTTGGATGTATAACGGTGTCGATGGCCAAATGGGTGGCTTATTGAACCTAATTTACAAGATTTGGACTGAAGAAAAGGTTGATGAAAATCCAAATCTTTAA
- a CDS encoding DoxX family protein: protein MVHFLRNNKIATVILAIIRIYLGVQWTLAGWEKVSGGAAGAVKGLVANAIKNPVKGPEGNVLYPWFNDMLSAILPHYKGMSLMVSWGELLVGLGLIFGCLTTAAVFFGLMMNFSYMLAGAISVNPLYIFLEYFIIIGGFNAGKIGLDYWVIPWIRKNIFKNKASI from the coding sequence ATGGTACATTTTTTGCGTAATAATAAGATTGCGACTGTTATCTTAGCAATCATTCGTATTTACCTAGGTGTTCAATGGACACTTGCTGGCTGGGAAAAGGTTTCTGGCGGAGCTGCTGGAGCAGTTAAAGGTCTTGTAGCTAACGCTATCAAGAACCCTGTTAAGGGACCTGAAGGTAATGTTCTTTATCCTTGGTTCAATGATATGCTCAGTGCTATCTTGCCACATTACAAAGGTATGAGCTTAATGGTTTCATGGGGTGAACTATTAGTTGGATTAGGTTTAATCTTTGGTTGTTTAACAACCGCTGCCGTCTTCTTCGGCTTGATGATGAACTTTTCATACATGTTAGCTGGAGCTATTTCTGTAAATCCACTCTACATCTTTCTTGAATATTTCATCATTATCGGTGGATTCAATGCTGGTAAAATTGGTTTGGATTACTGGGTAATTCCATGGATCAGAAAAAATATCTTCAAAAATAAGGCTTCAATATAA
- a CDS encoding ABC-F family ATP-binding cassette domain-containing protein — MSVLEVHDLTQQFLDKRLYDSANLQVNKEDHLGIIGQNGVGKSTFIKILTGQIEPDEGKISWKKHLTIGYLDQQAKLAAGMTIYEYLKTAFSKLYETSDKLNDIYMNNPDDEDLEKAGKLQEILDANDFYELDTKIQQVATGLGLDAIGYDHDVSKLSGGQRSKIILAKILLEQPDMILLDEPTNYLDTNHIDWLADYLNNFEGAFIVISHDYGFLDRIINCVADFEFGKITKYTGSLKQALKQKAANKETYMKAYVKQQDQISKTKAYIRKFKAGSRSKSAKSREKQLSHMEVLTPPGNKTAASFGFPYIEVPSSRMLLEVNDLKVGYDGKALFDKALNFSIVSGEKMVIKGFNGIGKSTLIKTLLGIIPPIEGNFDFSETVKIGYFKQDLVWKNNLESPFKYISDEHSDKDGKEVRRVLARTGLTNQQIMSQMRSLSGGEQTKVKIADLMFDNTNFLFMDEPTNHLDDESKAALRKGLKNYDGSMILVTHEEDFYSSDWIDKVLDIEKIKEN, encoded by the coding sequence ATGAGTGTTTTAGAAGTACATGACTTAACACAACAATTTTTGGATAAAAGATTGTACGATTCAGCCAATCTACAGGTTAATAAGGAAGATCATTTGGGTATTATTGGACAAAACGGTGTCGGTAAGTCTACCTTTATCAAGATTTTGACTGGCCAAATTGAACCTGACGAGGGAAAAATCTCTTGGAAGAAACATTTAACTATCGGTTACTTGGATCAACAGGCCAAATTAGCTGCCGGAATGACGATTTACGAGTACCTTAAAACCGCATTTTCAAAATTATATGAAACTAGCGATAAGCTAAACGACATTTACATGAATAACCCAGATGATGAAGACCTTGAAAAGGCTGGAAAGCTTCAAGAAATCTTAGATGCCAACGATTTCTACGAATTGGATACTAAGATTCAACAAGTCGCTACCGGTTTAGGACTCGATGCGATTGGATACGACCATGACGTTTCCAAACTTAGTGGTGGTCAACGTTCAAAGATTATCTTGGCTAAAATTTTGCTCGAACAACCTGATATGATTCTTTTGGATGAGCCTACTAACTACTTGGATACTAACCATATTGACTGGTTGGCTGATTATTTGAATAACTTTGAGGGTGCTTTTATCGTAATTTCCCATGATTATGGCTTCCTAGACCGCATTATCAACTGTGTAGCTGACTTTGAGTTCGGTAAGATTACTAAATATACTGGTTCATTGAAGCAAGCTCTCAAGCAAAAGGCTGCTAATAAAGAAACATATATGAAGGCTTACGTTAAGCAACAGGACCAAATTTCGAAGACTAAAGCTTATATTAGAAAGTTTAAGGCCGGTTCGCGTTCTAAGAGTGCCAAGAGTAGGGAGAAGCAATTGTCTCACATGGAAGTCCTTACTCCTCCAGGGAACAAGACCGCAGCTAGTTTTGGCTTTCCATATATCGAAGTACCAAGTTCTCGTATGTTGCTAGAAGTAAATGATCTTAAAGTCGGTTATGATGGGAAAGCTCTATTTGATAAAGCTTTGAATTTCTCGATTGTCAGTGGCGAAAAGATGGTTATTAAAGGGTTCAATGGTATCGGTAAGTCTACATTGATCAAGACTCTACTAGGTATTATTCCTCCTATTGAAGGTAATTTTGATTTCTCAGAGACTGTTAAGATTGGATACTTCAAGCAGGATCTAGTATGGAAGAATAATCTCGAATCACCATTTAAGTACATAAGTGACGAGCATTCTGACAAAGATGGTAAGGAAGTTAGACGTGTACTAGCTAGAACTGGACTAACTAACCAACAGATTATGTCCCAAATGCGCTCACTATCCGGTGGGGAGCAGACTAAGGTTAAGATTGCTGACTTGATGTTCGACAATACTAACTTCCTATTCATGGATGAACCTACTAACCACTTGGATGATGAGTCAAAGGCTGCTCTACGTAAAGGGCTTAAGAACTATGATGGATCAATGATTCTCGTAACTCACGAGGAGGATTTCTATAGTAGTGACTGGATCGATAAGGTCTTGGATATTGAAAAGATAAAAGAAAATTGA
- a CDS encoding LCP family protein, whose translation MSRERRQRTRNSALASNNGGNIKRPFVKILGLVFLVMIFVMGAYGFRLYAQTQSSMGKTYRPLDGKKVSTRINDKKPVSILLLGVDTTDDGVRDSEKDYRGNSDTMIIVSVNPDTNKTTMMSVPRDSMAQIWKSSSNNTRKIQKINSAYNIGNEESAVATTEKFLNVPIDYYVKVDFNSLTQIVNAVGGVDVDVPFSFSYGDTGQKESHFKKGKMHLNGKQALDYSRMRYEDPKGDYGRQLRQRQVITAIIKSAASAKTFTRYQKVLDSISSSMTTNLSFSDMQSMFLNYRGAAKSIGSDHVQGYGSMINGSSYEVIPSKELRRASNKLRKQLGLSEEDLDNEETRLNTLNEDNGFSFESGNQNQNYTIFTRNQTSE comes from the coding sequence ATGTCTAGAGAGCGTCGGCAACGAACTCGTAACAGTGCCTTAGCCTCTAATAACGGTGGTAATATTAAACGCCCATTTGTGAAGATTCTAGGTTTAGTATTTCTAGTTATGATTTTCGTCATGGGTGCTTATGGATTTAGACTATATGCCCAAACCCAAAGTTCTATGGGTAAGACTTACAGGCCTTTGGATGGTAAGAAAGTTTCAACTCGTATCAATGATAAGAAACCTGTCTCAATTCTTCTATTAGGTGTCGATACAACTGACGATGGTGTCAGGGATTCTGAAAAGGATTATCGTGGTAATTCAGATACAATGATCATTGTATCGGTCAATCCGGATACGAATAAAACTACGATGATGTCTGTTCCAAGAGATTCCATGGCTCAAATTTGGAAGAGTAGCTCGAATAATACGAGAAAGATTCAAAAAATCAATTCAGCCTATAATATTGGTAATGAAGAGAGTGCTGTTGCTACAACAGAGAAATTCTTGAATGTACCGATTGATTATTATGTTAAAGTTGATTTCAACTCATTGACACAGATTGTTAATGCTGTTGGTGGTGTTGATGTAGATGTACCATTTAGCTTTTCTTATGGTGATACCGGTCAAAAGGAATCCCATTTTAAGAAGGGTAAGATGCATTTAAACGGTAAACAAGCTCTTGATTACTCAAGAATGCGTTACGAAGATCCAAAGGGTGATTATGGACGTCAATTAAGACAACGTCAGGTCATTACAGCAATTATTAAGAGTGCTGCGAGTGCCAAGACATTTACACGTTATCAAAAAGTGTTGGATAGTATTTCTAGTTCAATGACAACTAACTTGAGCTTTAGCGATATGCAATCAATGTTCTTGAATTATCGTGGTGCGGCCAAGAGTATCGGCTCTGATCACGTTCAAGGATATGGCTCAATGATCAATGGTTCTTCTTATGAAGTAATTCCTTCTAAGGAACTACGACGTGCATCCAATAAACTAAGGAAGCAATTAGGCTTATCCGAGGAAGATTTGGATAATGAAGAAACAAGATTAAATACATTGAATGAGGATAATGGTTTCTCCTTTGAGAGTGGGAACCAAAACCAAAACTATACAATCTTTACAAGAAATCAAACGTCCGAATAA
- a CDS encoding amino acid permease, with the protein MPDANNAKTFRWWNIALLGFTTVWGLNNVINNFANQGLAVITSWILIMILYFVPYTLMVGQLGSAFQNAGGGVSSWVKALSNNKLAYFAAWTYWVVHVPYLAQKPQIIMVSLSWLFKGNGSFIKTSSPLLVQGASLIIFLAFVWLASKGTATLNNLGSIAGIAMFTMSMLFIILGVSAPFITHVAIATPNMTDIHTYIPKFDFQYFTTISMLVFAVGGSEKISPYVNKTKNASKEFPLGMIILAVMVAVSAILGSFAIGMIVNSNHIPSDLMANGAYQAFQFLGNSFHVGNLFVWAFAITNTVASAAALAISIDAPLRMLLGDADSKFIPKALSKKNKRGVAINGYKMTAVLVSILIVVPALGINGMNDLYNWLLNLNSIVMPMRYLWVFFAFMMLSKHIESFQSDYMFVKNKYVGFGLGLWTFFLTAFACILGMVPKMNMAQDPSSWWFQLALNIITPIALITLGLILPAIAKRTNKDLDEA; encoded by the coding sequence ATGCCAGATGCAAATAATGCAAAGACGTTCAGATGGTGGAATATTGCCTTACTAGGTTTTACCACTGTTTGGGGTCTTAATAACGTTATTAACAACTTTGCCAACCAAGGTTTAGCTGTTATAACTTCATGGATTTTGATCATGATTCTATACTTTGTCCCATACACTTTGATGGTTGGTCAATTGGGATCAGCCTTTCAAAATGCTGGCGGGGGTGTCAGTTCCTGGGTCAAAGCACTATCCAATAATAAGTTAGCTTACTTCGCTGCTTGGACTTATTGGGTTGTTCACGTTCCATACCTTGCTCAAAAACCACAAATTATCATGGTTAGCTTGAGTTGGTTATTTAAGGGTAATGGTTCATTTATCAAAACTAGTTCCCCATTATTAGTTCAAGGGGCCAGTTTAATTATCTTTCTAGCTTTCGTTTGGTTAGCTAGTAAAGGTACTGCCACTCTAAATAATTTAGGTAGTATTGCCGGTATCGCTATGTTTACTATGTCAATGCTATTCATTATCTTAGGTGTCAGCGCTCCATTTATCACTCATGTGGCAATCGCTACACCAAACATGACTGATATTCACACATATATACCGAAATTCGACTTTCAATACTTTACGACAATTTCTATGTTAGTCTTCGCCGTTGGTGGTTCTGAAAAGATTTCACCATACGTTAACAAGACTAAGAATGCTTCCAAAGAATTCCCACTTGGTATGATTATCTTAGCTGTCATGGTTGCTGTTTCAGCCATTCTAGGATCATTTGCTATTGGTATGATTGTTAACTCTAACCATATTCCATCTGATTTGATGGCTAACGGTGCTTACCAAGCCTTCCAATTCTTAGGTAACAGTTTCCACGTTGGTAACTTGTTCGTTTGGGCTTTCGCGATTACTAATACAGTTGCTTCAGCCGCTGCCCTTGCTATTTCAATTGATGCTCCATTACGTATGCTTTTAGGTGATGCCGATTCTAAATTCATCCCTAAGGCACTTTCAAAGAAAAACAAGCGTGGCGTAGCAATCAACGGTTACAAGATGACTGCCGTTCTTGTTTCTATCTTGATTGTCGTTCCTGCTCTTGGTATCAACGGTATGAATGATCTATATAACTGGTTGTTGAACCTTAACTCAATCGTTATGCCTATGCGTTATCTATGGGTATTCTTCGCATTCATGATGCTTTCAAAACATATCGAAAGTTTCCAATCAGATTATATGTTTGTTAAGAACAAATACGTTGGTTTCGGATTAGGTCTTTGGACTTTCTTCCTAACAGCCTTCGCATGTATCTTAGGTATGGTTCCTAAGATGAATATGGCACAAGATCCATCATCATGGTGGTTCCAATTAGCACTTAACATCATCACACCAATTGCTTTGATTACTCTTGGTTTGATTCTACCTGCTATTGCCAAACGTACTAATAAAGATTTAGACGAAGCTTAA